The Leadbettera azotonutricia ZAS-9 genome has a window encoding:
- a CDS encoding ABC transporter ATP-binding protein, translated as MSQISWLWTYLKGNRARLTAGFFLSAITSGMIILNPMLSQRLIDDVITPGNTKPLIPLLATMLVIQVTRLSLRYIMHNFCFEFESNIAMTILRHDMFKMVQGQDFRFLGKFPTGNLMTRMTQDLDRVRHTVAWVTFMFVDSVVLFAAAFTFLLFVNWQLALCLTSITPFILWISHRFMKIIRPRFVLLREKLTDLGTVVTENIDGNRVVKAFAREDHEIRKFEVHNAEFRDVSCENAIIAARYNPALEGLSQLLLVITLVVGGIFLIRGQLTAGQYLSFSSLTWALAGPLRMMAALLADIERYNATATMLKEVVEAPQGYHDSPDSLELKERPAGGIEFKDVNLIINGNSILKDVSFKACPGDTIGILGSTGSGKTSLINLLTHFYEPTSGEVLLDGVDVRKYTLSSLRRNIGLAMQDVFLFSDAVKGNIAYGRPELDEESIVRRAVQADADHFIRQMEKGYETLVGERGTGLSGGQKQRIALARALAISPAILILDDTTSAVDSETEQYIQDQLRNLDFPCTKIIIAQRISSFRGANQILVMDKGRIVERGRHEELLKNKGFYHYIWSLQYNAGTEAGWNREAGGANNEA; from the coding sequence ATGTCCCAGATAAGCTGGCTCTGGACTTACTTGAAGGGAAATCGGGCTCGCCTGACAGCGGGCTTTTTCCTTTCCGCAATCACCTCGGGGATGATCATCCTCAACCCCATGCTCTCGCAGCGGCTCATTGACGATGTGATAACCCCGGGGAATACCAAGCCCCTCATCCCCCTCCTGGCAACCATGCTCGTCATACAGGTTACCCGCCTTAGCCTGCGGTACATCATGCACAATTTCTGCTTCGAGTTTGAAAGCAATATAGCCATGACGATCCTCAGGCATGATATGTTCAAGATGGTTCAGGGCCAGGACTTCCGCTTTTTGGGGAAATTCCCTACAGGCAACCTCATGACCCGCATGACCCAGGACCTGGACAGGGTGCGCCATACGGTTGCCTGGGTGACCTTTATGTTTGTGGACTCGGTGGTGCTTTTTGCTGCCGCGTTCACCTTCCTGCTCTTTGTGAACTGGCAGCTTGCCCTCTGTTTGACCTCCATTACCCCCTTTATCCTCTGGATAAGCCACCGTTTCATGAAGATCATCAGGCCCCGCTTCGTGCTGCTCCGTGAAAAGCTCACCGATTTGGGGACTGTGGTTACCGAAAACATCGACGGCAACAGGGTGGTCAAGGCTTTTGCCCGGGAAGATCATGAAATCAGGAAATTTGAAGTCCATAACGCCGAATTCCGGGATGTAAGCTGCGAAAACGCCATCATTGCGGCCCGCTACAACCCGGCGCTTGAAGGGTTGAGCCAGCTTCTCCTGGTCATCACCCTGGTTGTCGGGGGGATCTTCCTGATAAGAGGCCAATTGACCGCAGGCCAGTATCTTTCGTTCTCTTCCCTTACCTGGGCTTTGGCAGGGCCCCTAAGGATGATGGCTGCCCTGCTTGCCGATATTGAACGGTACAACGCCACTGCCACCATGCTGAAGGAAGTGGTGGAAGCCCCCCAGGGCTACCATGACAGTCCCGATTCCCTGGAACTCAAGGAAAGGCCCGCAGGGGGGATAGAATTCAAGGATGTGAACCTCATCATCAACGGGAATTCCATACTGAAGGATGTGAGCTTTAAAGCCTGTCCAGGAGACACCATAGGCATCCTGGGCAGCACCGGCTCGGGCAAGACTTCGCTCATCAACCTCCTGACCCACTTCTATGAACCTACTTCAGGGGAGGTGCTGCTGGACGGGGTGGATGTGCGGAAGTACACTCTCTCGTCGCTGCGCCGCAACATAGGGCTTGCCATGCAGGATGTGTTCCTCTTTTCCGATGCGGTCAAGGGCAATATCGCCTACGGCAGGCCCGAACTGGACGAGGAATCGATTGTCAGGCGGGCAGTCCAGGCGGACGCCGATCATTTTATCAGGCAGATGGAAAAAGGCTACGAGACCCTGGTAGGCGAACGGGGAACGGGGCTTTCGGGGGGCCAAAAGCAGCGCATTGCCCTTGCCAGGGCTTTGGCAATTTCACCTGCCATCCTCATTCTTGACGACACCACTTCGGCGGTGGACAGCGAGACTGAACAGTACATACAGGATCAGCTGCGGAACCTGGACTTCCCCTGCACCAAGATCATCATAGCCCAGCGCATATCGTCATTCAGGGGGGCGAACCAAATTCTTGTCATGGACAAGGGCCGCATCGTGGAGCGGGGCCGCCATGAAGAGCTCCTCAAGAACAAGGGTTTCTACCATTATATCTGGAGCCTCCAATACAATGCCGGCACAGAAGCAGGATGGAACCGCGAAGCCGGGGGGGCAAACAATGAAGCGTAA
- a CDS encoding ABC transporter ATP-binding protein, with the protein MKRKKFDPQKTAQGQNRYDEDEYLDEKVSLFNIKRCFDYLAKVKNHLTTALLLSVAGNLASLVGPLFIQRALDVAVPNKDYTLLFQMAGLLGVSILVSIALGAVRNVLVAKAGAGIIHDIRSDLFVHLQRLPFAFYDSRPHGKIFVRVVPYVNSVSDALSNGIINFIIEVLNIIFIIFFMYKVSPSLATVTIIGLPVLALFIWTIKPIQRRAWQRVSNKNSNLNAYIQESIDGVKVTQAFDRQDRNMATMEKLTDERNKEWMRAQYISNTTWFSTETISQIVFSFVYIMGAYWMHPMASFGMLLVMGNYAWRFWQPIINLANIYNTFITAMSYLDRIFDTIAEPVKIKDAEGAVEFPFVRGHVEFKDVSFSYDGARKVLNHIDFDGHPGESIAIVGPTGAGKTTIVNLLSRFYNIEEGQVCIDGQDIMKVTLKSLRSQMGIMLQDSFLFTGTIADNIRYGKLDATDEEIRAAAKLIGADSFIDKLPDGYNTRITERGGGISQGERQLLAFTRTLISNPRILILDEATSSIDTGTEQLVQEGIKVLMKGRSSFIIAHRLSTIRDCTRIMVVNEGRIMEIGSHDELMALKGQYYELCRAQYES; encoded by the coding sequence ATGAAGCGTAAAAAATTCGACCCCCAGAAAACCGCCCAGGGCCAGAACCGTTACGACGAAGACGAATACCTGGACGAGAAGGTCAGCCTCTTCAATATCAAGCGCTGCTTCGATTATCTTGCGAAGGTCAAGAACCACCTCACTACGGCTCTGCTTCTTTCGGTGGCGGGGAACCTTGCAAGCCTTGTAGGGCCCCTCTTTATACAGCGGGCTTTGGATGTGGCAGTCCCCAATAAGGACTACACCCTCCTCTTTCAGATGGCGGGCCTTTTGGGCGTTTCGATTCTGGTGTCCATAGCCCTGGGGGCAGTGCGGAACGTGCTCGTCGCAAAAGCCGGCGCCGGGATCATCCACGATATCAGGTCGGACCTCTTTGTGCATCTCCAGAGGCTGCCCTTCGCTTTTTATGATTCCAGGCCCCACGGAAAAATCTTTGTCCGGGTGGTGCCCTATGTGAACAGCGTTTCCGACGCACTTTCCAACGGCATCATCAACTTCATCATAGAAGTGCTGAATATCATCTTCATCATCTTCTTTATGTATAAGGTAAGCCCGAGCCTCGCGACTGTAACGATAATAGGCCTCCCTGTGCTTGCCCTCTTTATCTGGACCATCAAGCCCATTCAGAGACGGGCATGGCAGCGGGTGTCGAACAAGAACTCCAACCTCAATGCCTATATCCAGGAATCCATTGACGGCGTAAAAGTGACCCAGGCCTTTGACCGCCAGGACAGGAACATGGCGACTATGGAAAAGCTCACCGATGAACGCAACAAGGAATGGATGAGGGCCCAGTACATTTCCAATACTACCTGGTTCTCCACAGAGACGATTTCGCAGATCGTGTTCTCCTTTGTGTACATCATGGGCGCTTACTGGATGCACCCCATGGCAAGCTTCGGCATGCTCCTGGTAATGGGCAACTATGCCTGGCGCTTCTGGCAGCCCATCATCAACCTTGCAAATATCTACAACACTTTTATTACCGCCATGTCCTATCTGGATCGTATTTTTGATACCATCGCAGAACCGGTGAAGATCAAGGACGCCGAGGGGGCTGTGGAATTCCCCTTTGTCCGGGGCCATGTCGAATTCAAGGATGTGAGCTTTTCTTACGACGGCGCACGAAAAGTGCTTAACCACATTGACTTTGACGGCCACCCCGGCGAGAGCATCGCCATTGTCGGCCCCACAGGCGCGGGCAAGACCACCATCGTGAACCTCCTCTCACGCTTCTACAATATCGAAGAAGGCCAGGTCTGCATCGATGGCCAGGATATCATGAAAGTAACCCTGAAAAGCCTCCGCAGCCAGATGGGCATCATGCTCCAGGATAGTTTCCTTTTTACCGGCACTATTGCCGACAACATACGCTACGGCAAGCTCGACGCCACGGATGAAGAAATACGGGCCGCAGCAAAACTCATAGGCGCCGACAGTTTTATTGACAAGCTCCCCGACGGTTACAACACGAGGATCACCGAACGGGGCGGGGGCATATCCCAGGGCGAGCGCCAGCTTTTGGCTTTTACCCGCACCCTCATCTCCAATCCGCGCATCCTCATTCTGGACGAAGCTACCAGCAGTATTGATACGGGCACAGAACAACTGGTACAGGAAGGCATCAAGGTTTTGATGAAGGGCCGCTCCTCATTCATCATTGCCCACAGGCTTTCTACAATCCGGGACTGCACCAGGATCATGGTCGTCAACGAAGGCCGTATTATGGAAATCGGTTCACATGATGAACTTATGGCCCTGAAAGGCCAGTACTATGAGCTTTGCCGCGCGCAGTATGAATCGTAA
- the rsmG gene encoding 16S rRNA (guanine(527)-N(7))-methyltransferase RsmG, with protein sequence MNRKLEEGIEALGLSRDFLPLLYKYLEEIELFNPAYGLVKVKDQDELVVKHLLDSLAPAGIISKLAEKNRNTPKPNGTSSAPLIADAGSGAGLPGIPLAICLPNVQFTLIERMGRRAGFLRDAIAVLGLSNVTVEEAEMEKAEPARFDIIVFRAFRPLELPILKGLFHLLKPGGVLAAYKGRQQAVEEEMTGAEKLMPALAGNWESIPLEVPFLEEERRLVVMRA encoded by the coding sequence ATGAATCGTAAACTTGAAGAGGGGATTGAAGCGCTCGGTTTAAGCCGGGACTTTCTCCCCCTTTTGTACAAATACCTGGAAGAGATAGAACTTTTTAATCCCGCCTACGGTCTCGTAAAAGTCAAAGACCAGGATGAATTAGTAGTAAAACACTTACTCGACAGTCTTGCGCCGGCGGGGATAATTTCAAAACTGGCGGAAAAAAACAGGAACACTCCAAAACCGAATGGTACTTCTTCTGCTCCGTTGATTGCCGATGCCGGTTCCGGCGCGGGCCTCCCTGGTATTCCGCTGGCTATTTGCCTGCCGAATGTACAATTTACGCTGATAGAACGCATGGGCCGCAGGGCAGGTTTTTTGCGGGACGCTATTGCAGTACTGGGACTGAGCAATGTTACGGTAGAAGAAGCAGAAATGGAAAAAGCCGAGCCTGCCCGCTTTGATATTATTGTGTTCCGCGCCTTCCGTCCCCTGGAACTGCCCATACTAAAAGGCTTGTTCCACCTCCTCAAGCCCGGCGGCGTACTGGCGGCTTACAAGGGAAGGCAGCAGGCGGTGGAAGAGGAGATGACAGGGGCGGAAAAACTGATGCCCGCTCTTGCGGGGAACTGGGAAAGCATACCCCTGGAAGTGCCTTTTCTTGAGGAGGAGAGGAGATTGGTGGTGATGAGGGCTTAA